From a single Vespula pensylvanica isolate Volc-1 chromosome 24, ASM1446617v1, whole genome shotgun sequence genomic region:
- the LOC122637177 gene encoding autism susceptibility gene 2 protein-like isoform X5 translates to MVIAVHERTNRVYIVKFRRVSAIKLAGKNNVKKLHTLLSIVDEKPKLDTGQNNRHNEHHIKNHFKHNHYTHNSILTPSTLNQGLDAGTSDDSGRASEQLHGPGIPRDCQDADSSRDHLSDASSHCSSGKGYICDSEGEDDKGSDAESILFESSTPPPLARKYELPSSSPHVLPPANGAGGSPPDTGGQISNPATDAPAPIPPPVPASAPVPTAPSPPSPTLPPHISQPPMTSPLAANPRAIAPQQRPASPALPPPSLSQQPHTTIPALHPPNVPLVSSSHTTSPAVANLGVAPAAPSNGAATTSYPPPIPMAAYPQTQPSYPPLYTPYTALNHSPYLPPAVPSPSHSASSRTDVRGSRASPCTNISKQTIGNNITSHNNTPLSAATTTCVSTITNTVTTANTIAHRDMVACSLSGRNNNNNSPRGHSPSRERDSYSSNVSSLSRGSITPVSVPNTSSPANSSLPAYTKPQGWIGSSTTSQLSPATATSVPRPTPPPVPPLGIHTFPPPMFAAPLPPPVSSSSPHTSLPSLPPPTTNPNPFSAESLFQTRVTHVAGQADLLRRELDNRFLASQDRNVSVGVGNLGPPPYLRTEMHHHQHQHTHVHQHTTPLLPPAAATTLFPPPIFKDIPKLGGVESPFFRGNLNLSGYSGFNTGILHPGIGPPSTPFVPPNHLTSFAPKVKKKSGKWNAMHVRIAWEIYHYQQKQQAEAKAGSVVNTKTELLRPPSHLYPGGPASGLGITAPPMAPPFPTNMPPAHPAPPPPHPVGFLSTPTSHLGTGMSPFGRYPSTFGTPNPNFPGLSSFPPAREMPPLSGLSSVHDPWRGLQRASTGFPPTTVSWGLKPEPPTIDRRAELEERERERERERERERERERERERERVRREREREREEQRERERREREKEEKRKQQEAAERERERRDKERREMERREMERERLLHQNRQHVLVGRERSPLRNGSAPLDAGEVRVKEEPRSKDDEVVMLPRPSGPGPGGTSGTGPGSNPLSDPRYHHPHPHAYLTRHPHSMPAPHSMPRSMLPGLGAHPMQHFPPPSAPTGQPGGPWPADPFRDYRYDPLQQLRYNPLMAAAAFRAEEEERAKLYAGYPPAPVNTLRGKDPSPGPLSNLHIHHRAGPGPGVPARQLEPALMHADIHKKEDASQSR, encoded by the exons ATGGTGATCGCAGTGCACGAACGCACCAACCGTGTCTATATAGTGAAATTCCGACGCGTG aGTGCAATAAAGCTAGCtggtaaaaataatgtaaagaaGCTGCATACGTTGCTGTCAATAGTGGATGAAAAACCAAAGCTGGATACTGGACAAAACAATAGGCACAACGAGCACCATATCAAAAACCATTTCAAGCACAACCACTATACGCATAATTCCATATTGACACCGTCGACGCTCAATCAG GGTCTAGATGCAGGTACAAGCGACGATAGTGGTAGAGCGTCTGAACAATTGCATGGCCCTGGTATACCTAGGGATTGCCAGGACGCAGACAGTTCCAGGGACCATCTCAGCGAt GCTAGCAGTCATTGCAGTTCGGGTAAAGGTTATATC tGTGATAGTGAAGGAGAAGACGATAAG GGCTCGGATGCAGAGTCGATACTCTTTGAATCTTCTACCCCACCACCCCTTGCACGTAAAT ACGAGCTGCCATCTTCTTCGCCGCACGTGTTGCCTCCAGCGAACGGAGCAGGAGGGTCTCCTCCGGACACGGGCGGACAAATTTCAAATCCTGCAACGGATGCACCGGCGCCTATACCACCTCCAGTGCCAGCATCTGCACCAGTTCCAACCGCACCGAGTCCTCCTAGCCCAACATTACCCCCACACATATCCCAACCACCg ATGACTAGTCCATTGGCAGCCAATCCTCGTGCAATAGCTCCGCAACAACGACCAGCTTCGCCTGCTCTGCCACCACCTTCCTTATCCCAGCAACCTCATACTACGATACCTGCATTGCATCCACCTAATGTGCCCCTCGTTTCATCGAGCCATACTACTAGTCCGGCGGTAGCTAATTTAGGTGTTGCTCCAGCGGCACCATCAAACGGTGCTGCTACTACGAGCTATCCACCACCAATACCCATGGCCGCCTATCCTCAAACACAACCGTCGTATCCACCGCTTTATACGCCGTACACAGCTCTAAATCATAGTCCGTATCTCCCACCTGCGGTACCGTCTCCTTCCCATTCCGCTTCTTCGCGTACAGACGTG AGAGGAAGTAGAGCCTCCCCTTGTACTAACATAAGTAAGCAGACTATAGGAAATAACATCACAAGTCATAATAATACTCCTCTTAGCGCGGCTACTACAACATGCGTGTCCACCATAACTAATACAGTTACCACGGCGAATACCATTGCTCACAGAGATATGGTGGCCTGTAGTTTGTctggaagaaataataataataattctccgCGTGGACATAGTCCTagtcgagagagagacagttatag TAGCAACGTGAGTAGCCTAAGTAGAGGCAGCATCACACCTGTAAGTGTGCCAAACACGTCTTCACCAGCTAATTCTAGTCTACCTGCTTACACCAAACCACAGGGATGGATTGG TAGCAGCACAACCTCGCAGCTCTCTCCAGCAACGGCAACGTCAGTACCAAGGCCAACTCCTCCACCTGTACCACCACTCGGAATACATACGTTTCCACCGCCGATGTTTGCAGCTCCGTTACCACCGCCTGTCTCTAGTTCCAGTCCGCATACTTCACTTCCTTCACTTCCTCCACCTACGACCAACCCCAATCCGTTTTCAGCAGAATCACTTTTTCAAACAA GGGTGACTCATGTCGCAGGTCAGGCAGACCTGTTAAGGAGAGAGCTGGACAATAGATTTTTGGCCTCTCAAGATAGAAACGTCAGTGTAGGAGTTGGGAATTTGGGTCCACCGCCGTATCTTAGAACGGAAATGCATCATCATCAGCATCAGCATACGCACGTGCATCAACATACGACACCGTTGCTTCCACCGGCAGCGGCTACGACGTTATTTCCACCACCGATT TTCAAAGATATACCAAAACTTGGCGGAGTGGAGTCTCCCTTTTTTCGAGGTAATTTAAACTTGTCTGGATATTCCGGATTCAACACGGGAATACTTCATCCTGGGATTGGTCCTCCTTCGACACCTTTCGTACCTCCCAATCATTTAACATCATTTGCACCAAAGGTAAAAAAG AAGAGCGGAAAATGGAATGCAATGCATGTACGCATCGCATGggaaatttatcattatcaacaAAAGCAACAAGCAGAAGCGAAAGCTGGAAGTGTTGTTAACACGAAAACTGAATTGCTAAGACCCCCAAGCCATCTATATCCAGGAGGACCCGCAAGTGGTTTGGGAATAACCGCTCCTCCTATGGCACCTCCATTCCCAACTAATATGCCACCTGCGCATCCtgcaccacctccacctcatCCCGTTGGCTTCCTATCCACGCCAACTTCTCATTTAG GAACTGGAATGTCACCGTTCGGAAGATATCCTTCGACGTTTGGAACGCCAAATCCAAACTTTCCAGGTCTGTCGAGTTTTCCTCCGGCGAGAGAAATGCCACCTTTAAGTGGCCTGAGTTCTGTACATGATCCATGGAGAGG aTTGCAACGCGCATCCACTGGCTTTCCACCTACCACAGTGTCATGGGGGTTGAAACCAGAGCCACCAACGATCGACAGACGAGCTGAACTCGAAGAACGTGAACGTGAACGCGAACGCGAACGAGAACGTGAGAGAGAACGTGAACGTGAACGTGAACGTGAACGCGTTCGACGCGAGAGGGaacgagaaagggaggaacaacgagagagagaaagacgtgaacgcgaaaaggaagagaagagaaagcagCAGGAAGCTGCCgaacgtgaaagagaaagacgagatAAGGAACGTCGTGAGATGGAGAGGCgcgagatggaaagagaaagattgctCCATCAAAATCGACAACACGTGCTGGTAGGAAGAGAACGTTCGCCGTTGAGAAACGGTTCGGCACCGTTAGATGCTGGAGAAGTTCGAGTCAAGGAAGAACCACGTAGCAAAGACGACGAAGTAGTGATGCTTCCAAGGCCATCAGGTCCTGGTCCAGGTGGTACATCGGGTACAGGTCCTGGATCAAATCCATTGTCTGATCCAAGATATCATCACCCACATCCGCACGCTTATCTAACGAGGCATCCGCACAGTATGCCTGCACCACATTCTATGCCACGAAGTATGCTTCCAGGCTTAGGTGCACATCCGATGCAACATTTTCCACCACCGTCTGCGCCTACAGGTCAACCAGGAGGTCCTTGGCCAGCGGATCCCTTTAGAGACTACAGATACGATCCTCTTCAACAATTGCGATATAATCCTCTAATGGCTGCTGCCGCCTTCAGAgcagaggaagaagaacgagcAAAACTTTATGCAGGATATCCACCAGCCCCGGTTAATACACTTAGAGGCAAAGATCCTAGTCCTGGACCATTAAGCAATTTACATATACACCATAGGGCTGGTCCTGGCCCAGGTGTACCGGCAAGACAACTCGAGCCTGCATTAATGCACGCAGACATTCACAAAAAAGAGGACGCGTCGCAATCCCGATGA